CGGGGTGTGGCTGGCCCACCAGCACGCCCACCTCGGCGGCGGCATCCGCCCCGACGTCGTCACGCTGGCCAAGGGCCTCGGCGGCGGCTTCCCGGTCGGCGCGGTCGTCGCGTACGGCGAGCGGGCGGCGACGCTGCTCGGGCGCGGCCAGCACGGCACCACGTTCGGCGGGAACCCGGTCGCGGCGGCCGCGGCGCTCGCGACCGTCGGCGTCATCGAGCGCGACGGGCTCCTCGCCCACGTCGCGGACCTCGGCGCGTGGTGGCGGCAGCAGATCGCCGCCCTGGGGCACCCGCTCGTGGCGGAGGTCCGGGGGGAGGGGCTGCTCGTCGCTGTCGGCCTCACCGCGCCCGTCGCCGCCGACGTCGCCGCCCGCGCCCTCGCGGCCGGCTTCGTCGTCAACCCGTGCACCCCGGAGACGATCCGGCTGGCCCCGCCGTTCGTGCTGACCCGCGAGCAGGCCGCCACGTTCACCGACTTCCTCGCGGCGCTGCCGCACGACCTCGGAGCCGCCGCATGACCGCCGCCCCGCCCCGGCACTTCCTGCGTGACGACGACCTGAGCCCCGAGGAGCAGGCGCAGGTCCTCGAGCTCGGGCTCGCGCTGCGCGCCGACCGCCACGCCCGCCGGCCGCTCGCCGGCCCGCAGGCGGTCGCGATCGTGTTCGACAAGCCGACCCTGCGCACGCAGGTGTCCTTCACGACGGGCGTCGCCGAGCTGGGCGGCTACCCGCTGGCCGTCGACGGCAACCTCGCCCGGATCGGCGTGCGCGAGTCGATCGCGGACACCGCGCGGGTGCTGGGCCGGCAGGTCTCGGCGATCGTCTGGCGGACGCACGCGCAGGCCCGGATCGAGGAGATGGCGGCCCACGCCGGCGTCCCGGTGGTCAACGCGCTCACCGACGACTTCCACCCGTGCCAGGTGCTCGCGGACCTGCTGACGCTCGCCCAGCACTGGGGCGGCGTGGGCGCGCTGCGCGGCCGGACCCTGGCCTACACGGGCGACGGGTCCAACAACATGGCGCAGTCGTACCTGCTCGGCGGCGCGACCGCGGGCCTGCACGTGCGCGTCGCGACGCCGGCCGCGTACCTGCCGGACGCGGGCGTCGTGGCCGCCGCCGCGGCGGTGGCGGCGCGCACCGGCGGCTCCGTCGAGGTGACGGACGACCTGGCCGCGGCCCTCGCCGGCGCGGACGCCGTGGCGACGGACACGTGGGTGTCGATGGGCCAGGAGGACGAGGCCGCCGAGCGGGAGCAGCCGTTCGTGCCGTACCGCCTGGACGCCGCCGCGCTCGCGCTCGCCGCGCCGGACGCGCTCGTGCTGCACTGCCTGCCGGCGTACCGCGGCAAGGAGATCACCGCCGAGGTGCTCGACGGCCCGCAGTCGGTCGTCTGGGACGAGGCGGAGAACCGGCTGCACGCGCAGAAGGCCCTGCTCGCCTGGCTGCTGGAGGACGCGTCGTGACGGCCGAGGAGCCGGTGACGTCGACCGGGCGGATCCCGGCGACGAAGGCCGCCCGGCACGCGCTGATCCGGGACCTGCTGTCCCGGCAGTCCGTGCACTCGCAGTCCGAGCTGGCCGACCTGCTCGCGCACCAGGGCGTCACCGTCACGCAGGCCACGCTCTCGCGGGACCTCGTCGAGCTGCGGGCCGTGAAGATCCGCACCCCCGTCGGCGCCCTCGCGTACGCCGTGCCGGGGGAGGGCGGCGACCGCAGCCCGGCCCCGGTGTCCGACGCCGAGGCGCTCGCCGCGCGGCTCGCCCGGCTCTGCTCGGAGCTGCTGGTCACCGCGGAGGCGTCCGGCAGCCTGGTCGTGCTGCGCACCCCGCCCGGCGCGGCGCAGTTCCTCGCCTCGGCCATCGACCACTCCGTGCTGCCCGGCGTGCTCGGCACGATCGCGGGCGACGACACCGTCCTCGTCATCGCCCGCGAGGGCGCCGACGGCCCCGAGGGCCCGGCCATCGCGGCCCGGTTCCTCGAGCTCGCGCAGACCGGCTGACACCCACCCCGACCTTCCCCTCCCCGCAGACACGAAAGAGAAGACACATGACTGAGCGCGTCGTCCTCGCCTACTCGGGCGGCCTGGACACCTCCGTGGGCATCGGCTGGATCGCCGAGGCGACCGGCGCCGAGGTGATCGCCGTGGCGGTCGACGTCGGCCAGGGCGGCGAGGACCTCGAGGTCATCCGCCAGCGCGCCCTGGACTGCGGCGCCGTGGAGGCGTACGTCGCCGACGCCCGCGACGAGTTCGCCGCCGAGTACTGCATGCCGGCGCTGCGCGCCAACGGCCTGTACCTCGACCGGTACCCGCTGGTGTCCGCGCTGTCCCGCCCCGTCATCGTCAAGCACCTGGTCCGGGCCGCGCGGCAGTTCGGCGCCACCACCGTCGCGCACGGCTGCACCGGCAAGGGCAACGACCAGGTGCGGTTCGAGGTCGGCATCACGTCGATCGCCCCCGACCTCAAGTGCCTCGCGCCGGTCCGCGACCTCGCGCTGACCCGCGACAAGGCCATCGAGTTCGCCGAGCGCAAGAAGCTGCCGATCGCGACCACCAAGCACAACCCGTTCTCGATCGACCAGAACGTGTGGGGCCGCGCGGTCGAGACCGGGTTCCTCGAGGACATCTGGAACGAGCCGACCAAGGACGTCTACACCTACACGGACGACCCGACGTTCCCGCCGGTCGCCGACGAGGTCGTCATCACGTTCCAGCAGGGCGTCCCGGTCGCGCTGGACGGCGTGCCGGTCACCCCGCTGCAGGCGATCCAGGAGATGAACCGCCGCGCGGGCGCGCAGGGCGTCGGCCGCATCGACATCGTCGAGGACCGCCTGGTCGGCATCAAGTCCCGCGAGGTGTACGAGGCCCCGGGCGCGATCGCGCTCATCGCCGCGCACCAGGAGCTCGAGAACGTCACCGTCGAGCGCGAGCAGGCCCGGTTCAAGCGCCAGGTCGAGCAGCGCTGGACCGAGCTGGTCTACGACGGCCAGTGGTTCTCCCCGCTGAAGAAGTCGCTCGACGTCTTCATCGACGACACCCAGCGCTACGTCTCCGGCGAGATCCGCATGGTGCTGCACGGGGGCCGCGCGACCGTCACCGGCCGGCGCTCGGACTCCTCGCTGTACGACTTCAACCTCGCCACCTACGACTCGGGGGACACGTTCGACCAGTCCGCCGCGCGCGGGTTCATCGAGATCTACGGCCTGTCGTCCAAGCTCGCCGCCGCGCGCGACGTGCAGTTCGGCAACGGCGAGGACCTCGGCTCGCAGGGCGGCATCGGTGCCTGAGCAGGCCGGCACGCTGTGGGGCGGCCGGTTCGCCGGCGGCCCCGCGGACGCGCTCGCGGCCCTGTCCAAGTCCACCCAGTTCGACTGGCGCCTGGCCCCGCAGGACATCGCGGGGTCGAAGGCCCACGCGCGGGTGCTGCACGCGGCCGGGCTGCTCGACGACGCGGCGCTCGCGGGCATGCTCGACGCGCTGGAGCGCCTGCGCGCCGACGTCGAGTCCGGGGCGTTCGTCGCCGCCGAGTCCGACGAGGACGTGCACGGCGCCCTGGAACGCGGGCTGATCGAGCGCGCCGGGGCCGACCTCGGCGGGCGGCTGCGCGCCGGGCGCTCGCGCAACGACCAGATCGCGACGCTGGTGCGGATGTACCTGCGGGACGCGGCGCGCGACATCGCCGGGCTGACCCTCGACGTCGTCGACGCCCTGGTCGCCCAGGCCGAGGCCGCGGGCGACGCGGTCATGCCGGGGCGCACGCACCTGCAGCACGCCCAGCCCGTCCTGCTCGCGCACCACCTGCTGGCGCACGCGTGGCCGCTGCTGCGCGACGTCGAGCGGTACGCCGACTGGGACCGCCGGGCCGCGGTGTCCCCGTACGGCTCGGGCGCGCTGGCCGGGTCCTCGCTGGGCCTCGACCCGGCGGCCGTCGCGGCGGAGCTCGGCTTCGACGCGCCGGTGGAGAACTCGATCGACGGCACCGCGTCCCGCGACGTCGTGGCCGAGTTCGCCTGGGTGTCCGCGATGCTCGGCGTCGACCTGTCCCGCCTGGCGGAGGAGGTCGTCCTCTGGTCGACCGTCGAGTTCGGGTTCGTCCGGCTGGACGACGCCTACTCGACCGGGTCGAGCATCATGCCGCAGAAGAAGAACCCCGACGTGGCGGAGCTCGCGCGCGGCAAGGCCGGCCGGCTGGTCGGCGACCTCACGGGCCTGCTCACCACGCTCAAGGGCCTGCCGCTCGCGTACAACCGCGACCTGCAGGAGGACAAGGAGCCGGTGTTCGACCAGGTCGACACCCTCACCGTCCTGCTGCCCGCCTTCGCGGGGATGGTCGCGACGCTGCGGTTCGACACGCAGCGGATGGCCTCGCTCGCCCCGCAGGGGTTCTCGCTCGCGACCGACGTCGCCGAGTGGCTGGTCCGCCAGGGCGTGCCGTTCCGGGTCGCGCACGAGGTCGCGGGCGCGTGCGTCCGGGCCTGCGAGCAGCACGAGCCGCCCGTCGAGCTGTGGGACCTCACGGACGAGGAGCTGGCCGCCGTCTCGCCGCACCTCACCCCGGACGTGCGCAGCGTGCTCTCGGTCGAGGGGTCCGTGGCCTCCCGGTCCGCGCACGGCGGCACCGCCCCGGTGCGGGTCGCCGAGCAGCTCGGGCGGGCACGCGCCCGTGCCGCCGGGCTGCGGGCGTCGGTGTCGGGCACGGCGCCGGGCCGTGCGTCGTCGTCTGGCACGATCGCCGGGTGACCTGCCCGAGCGCGCCCCAGGGGCACGAGGACGCCGCGGGCGTCGTCGTGCCCCTGCTGCTGTCCGCGCCCCGGCGGCTCGGACCCGTCCGGCTGGTCGCCGTCGACGGCCCGGCCGGGTCGGGCAAGACCACGCTCGCGGGCGCTGTCGCCCGCCGGTGCGCCGAGGCCGGCGTGCGCGGGCACGTGCTCCACATGGACGACCTGTACGAGGGCTGGTCCGGGCTGGACGGCGACCTGTGGCCGCGGCTGGCCGCCCAGGTGCTCGAGCCGCTGCGCCGCGGGCTGACCGGCCGGTTCCAGCGGTACGACTGGGTCGCCGGCCGGTTCGACGAGTGGGTCGACGTGCCGGTGCCCGACGTGCTGGTGCTCGAGGGCTGCGGCTCCGGCCGGCGGGCGGGCGCGCCGGACCTCAGCCTGCTCGTCTGGGTCGAGGCGGACGACGCCACCCGGCTCGCGCGCGGCCTGGAGCGCGACGGGCAGGCGGCCCGGCCGCAGTGGGAGCGGTGGATGCGGGACGAGGCGGTGCACTACGCGCGCGAGGGCACCCGTGGACGCGCCGACGTGCGGGTGGACGCATGGGGCAGGATGGCCCGGTGAGCCAGGCGGTGCCGGAGAGCGAGGGCGGCGTGCCCGACGCAGCCGCGCCCGGCGTCCCCCTCGGCCGCGCCCCCGCCCGCGTCTGGTACGCGCGGCCCGTGCTCGACGTGGCGGCGGACCTGCTCGGCGCCCTCCTGACCGTCCGCTCCGACGAGGGCGACGTGACGGTGCGCCTCACCGAGGTGGAGGCCTACGCCGGCGAGGCCGACCCCGGCTCGCACGCGTTCCGGGGCCGCACGGCGCGCAACGCGGTGATGTTCGGCGAGCCCGGGCGGCTGTACGTCTACCGGCACCTCGGCCTCCACCACTGCGTCAACGTCGTCACCGGGCCGGCCGGCACCGCCTCCGCCGTGCTGCTGCGCGCCGGCGAGGTGGTCGACGGCGTCGACCTCGCCCGCGACCGCCGGGCGCGCGCCGGCGTGGTCGACTCCGACCGCCAGATCGCGCGCGGCCCCGCCCGGCTCGCGGTCGCGCTCGGCGTCGGCATGGACGACTACGGCGCCGACGTCACCGAGTCCGGCGGGCGGATCGTGCTGCACCGCGACCCCGACGCGGTGACCGGGGCGCACGCCACCGGACCGCGCGTCGGCGTGGCCGGCCCCGGCGGCGACGCGGCCCGGTACCCGTGGCGGTTCTGGCTCGCCGGCGAGCCCACCGTGTCCGCGTTCCGCCCGGCGTATCGCCGGCCGGCGTCGGGAAGCAGCCCGCAGAGCGGGGCGACGCCGGCATGACCCCGACCGCCGACGGTGCGGCCCCCACGGCCGCGCGACGCAAGGAGCACCCGTGACCCACCTCCTCGACGAGCTCGCCTGGCGCGGTCTCGTCGCCCAGACCACCGACCAGGACGCGCTGCGCGAGGCGCTCGACGCCGGCCCGGTGACGTTCTACGCCGGGTTCGACCCGACGGCGCCCTCGCTGCACCACGGCCACCTCGTGCAGCTCGTCCTCATGCGGCACCTGCAGCTCGCCGGCCACCACCCGCTGGCCCTCGTCGGCGGGGCCACCGGCCTCATCGGCGACCCCCGGATGTCGGGGGAGCGCGTCCTCAACACCAAGGACACGGTCGCCGAGTGGGTGCAGCGGCTCCAGGCGCAGATCTCCCGGTTCCTCGACTTCGAGGGGGACAACCCGGCGCGGATGGTGAACAACCTCGACTGGACCGGCGAGCTCACCGCCATCGACTTCCTGCGGGAGGTCGGCAAGCACTACCGCCTGGGCACGATGCTCGCCAAGGACACGGTGGCCCGGCGGCTCGCCTCCGACGAGGGCATCTCGTTCACCGAGTTCAGCTACCAGATCCTGCAGGGCATGGACTACCTGGAGCTGCACCGCCGGCACGGCTGCACGCTGCAGACCGGCGGCAACGACCAGTGGGGCAACCTGCTGTCCGGCGTCGAGCTGATCCGCAAGTCCGAGCACGCGGCCGTGCACGCCCTGACCACCCCGCTCATCACGAAGGCGGACGGGACCAAGTTCGGCAAGTCGGAGGGCGGCGCCATCTGGCTCGACCCCGAGATGATGAGCCCGTACGCCTTCTACCAGTTCTGGCTCAACGCCGACGACGCCGAGGTGGTCGGCTACCTCAAGGTCTTCACGTTCCGCACGCGGGAGCAGATCGCGGAGCTCGAGGAGGCCGTGGCCGCGCGTCCGGCGGCACGTGAGGCCCAGCGGGCGCTCGCCTACGACGTGACGTCCCTGGTGCACGGGACCGACGCCACCGACAAGGTGATCGCCGCGAGCCGCGCCCTGTTCGGCGGCGGCGACCTCGCCGGGCTCGACGAGCCGACCCTGCGCGCGGCCGTCGCCGAGCTGCCCTCGGCCGAGGTGCGGGTCGGCGACCCGCTGGTCGACGTGCTCGCCGCCACCGGGCTGGTGGCGTCCAAGGGCGCGGCACGCCGTGCGATCGCGGAGGGGGGCGCGTCGGTGAACAACCGGAAGATCACGGACGACACCGCCGTGGTCGCGACCGAGGACCTGCTGCACGGGCAGTGGCTCGTGCTGCGTCGGGGCAAGCGGACGCTCGCGGTCGCGCGGGCGGGCTCCGCCTGACCGCGTCGCGACCCGGACGGGGGTGGTCGGTGCCCGGCGCCGACCACCCCCGTCGTCGTCCCGGGCGACCCGGCGGCGCCCGGATGACGGTCGAGGGGTTGCGGCGCCCGCCGGCCCGGGGCACCCTGGACGCAGAGTGACGGGCGTCGCACCGGCGCCCGTCGCGCCACAACAGGGGTCACCCCGGCCGGCCGCGCGCGAAACCGCAGGTCAGCGGGGGTGCGGGGAGCGCGCGGGGCCCGTGAGCCCGCCGGCTTGACGCTGGGCGAAACGTCCGCGTAATGTTCTCCGAGTCGCCCGGCAGGGAGGAACGGACACCGAGGATCTCCTCGGTGGCTGGTCCCACGGGTGGCCACCCCCTCAGCACGACCGACAGGCGCCCTGGCGTCCGGATGGTCGTGCCGGGACCGGAGCCGAGTGCCGGCCGAGTCGGAATTGACGCCGACAAAGCAGGACGGAAGCTCTGGTAGAGTGAAGGAAAGCCGAGCCAGGAAATGTCCCGGCAAAGCGGACCGGAAACTCTGGTAGAGTGGTGGAACGCCGAACCGGAAACGGAAAAGCGGGCCAGACGCTCTGATAGAGTGGTGGAACGGGAAGCCGCGCAGGACGCGAGCGGAACGGACCAGAAGCTCTGGTCGATCGGAACTGAGCCTCCGGCCAGGAGCCCGCAAGGGTGAGTGGGGGATGCGCGTCTGTTCTTTGAGAACTCAACAGTGTGCCTAGTAGTTGATGCCAAGATGGTTCATCGCTCGGGTTGGTCGCCTCGTTCGGGGTGGTTGGTTCGTGTGGTGGGTCTTGGCTTCACTGGGGAGCCGTGTCCGACCCCGTCGGAGCGGTTCCCGGTAAGCCGAATTGATAGATCCTCGCTCGCCAGCGGGTGGGGGTCGTTTCGTGTGTCGGTGGACTGCTGCTTTCGGGTGGTGGTTGCCAATGAGACATTTACGGAGAGTTTGATTCTGGCTCAGGACGAACGCTGGCGGCGTGCTTAACACATGCAAGTCGAACGGTGAACCCCAGCTTGCTGGGGGGATCAGTGGCGAACGGGTGAGTAACACGTGAGTAACCTGCCCCTGACTCTGGGATAAGCCTTGGAAACGAGGTCTAATACCGGATACGTGCCGCTCGGGCATCCGATGCGGTTGGAAAGATTTATCGGTCAGGGATGGACTCGCGGCCTATCAGCTTGTTGGTGGGGTAACGGCCCACCAAGGCGACGACGGGTAGCCGGCCTGAGAGGGCGACCGGCCACACTGGGACTGAGACACGGCCCAGACTCCTACGGGAGGCAGCAGTGGGGAATATTGCACAATGGGCGCAAGCCTGATGCAGCGACGCCGCGTGAGGGATGAAGGCCTTCGGGTTGTAAACCTCTTTCAGCAGGGAAGAAGCGCAAGTGACGGTACCTGCAGAAGAAGCGCCGGCTAACTACGTGCCAGCAGCCGCGGTAATACGTAGGGCGCAAGCGTTGTCCGGAATTATTGGGCGTAAAGAGCTCGTAGGCGGTTTGTCGCGTCTGCTGTGAAAACTCGAGGCTCAACCTCGGGCTTGCAGTGGGTACGGGCAGACTAGAGTGCGGTAGGGGAGACTGGAATTCCTGGTGTAGCGGTGGAATGCGCAGATATCAGGAGGAACACC
This is a stretch of genomic DNA from Cellulomonas sp. ES6. It encodes these proteins:
- the argF gene encoding ornithine carbamoyltransferase; amino-acid sequence: MTAAPPRHFLRDDDLSPEEQAQVLELGLALRADRHARRPLAGPQAVAIVFDKPTLRTQVSFTTGVAELGGYPLAVDGNLARIGVRESIADTARVLGRQVSAIVWRTHAQARIEEMAAHAGVPVVNALTDDFHPCQVLADLLTLAQHWGGVGALRGRTLAYTGDGSNNMAQSYLLGGATAGLHVRVATPAAYLPDAGVVAAAAAVAARTGGSVEVTDDLAAALAGADAVATDTWVSMGQEDEAAEREQPFVPYRLDAAALALAAPDALVLHCLPAYRGKEITAEVLDGPQSVVWDEAENRLHAQKALLAWLLEDAS
- a CDS encoding arginine repressor, whose amino-acid sequence is MTAEEPVTSTGRIPATKAARHALIRDLLSRQSVHSQSELADLLAHQGVTVTQATLSRDLVELRAVKIRTPVGALAYAVPGEGGDRSPAPVSDAEALAARLARLCSELLVTAEASGSLVVLRTPPGAAQFLASAIDHSVLPGVLGTIAGDDTVLVIAREGADGPEGPAIAARFLELAQTG
- a CDS encoding argininosuccinate synthase — encoded protein: MTERVVLAYSGGLDTSVGIGWIAEATGAEVIAVAVDVGQGGEDLEVIRQRALDCGAVEAYVADARDEFAAEYCMPALRANGLYLDRYPLVSALSRPVIVKHLVRAARQFGATTVAHGCTGKGNDQVRFEVGITSIAPDLKCLAPVRDLALTRDKAIEFAERKKLPIATTKHNPFSIDQNVWGRAVETGFLEDIWNEPTKDVYTYTDDPTFPPVADEVVITFQQGVPVALDGVPVTPLQAIQEMNRRAGAQGVGRIDIVEDRLVGIKSREVYEAPGAIALIAAHQELENVTVEREQARFKRQVEQRWTELVYDGQWFSPLKKSLDVFIDDTQRYVSGEIRMVLHGGRATVTGRRSDSSLYDFNLATYDSGDTFDQSAARGFIEIYGLSSKLAAARDVQFGNGEDLGSQGGIGA
- the argH gene encoding argininosuccinate lyase, with protein sequence MPEQAGTLWGGRFAGGPADALAALSKSTQFDWRLAPQDIAGSKAHARVLHAAGLLDDAALAGMLDALERLRADVESGAFVAAESDEDVHGALERGLIERAGADLGGRLRAGRSRNDQIATLVRMYLRDAARDIAGLTLDVVDALVAQAEAAGDAVMPGRTHLQHAQPVLLAHHLLAHAWPLLRDVERYADWDRRAAVSPYGSGALAGSSLGLDPAAVAAELGFDAPVENSIDGTASRDVVAEFAWVSAMLGVDLSRLAEEVVLWSTVEFGFVRLDDAYSTGSSIMPQKKNPDVAELARGKAGRLVGDLTGLLTTLKGLPLAYNRDLQEDKEPVFDQVDTLTVLLPAFAGMVATLRFDTQRMASLAPQGFSLATDVAEWLVRQGVPFRVAHEVAGACVRACEQHEPPVELWDLTDEELAAVSPHLTPDVRSVLSVEGSVASRSAHGGTAPVRVAEQLGRARARAAGLRASVSGTAPGRASSSGTIAG
- a CDS encoding uridine kinase; this translates as MTCPSAPQGHEDAAGVVVPLLLSAPRRLGPVRLVAVDGPAGSGKTTLAGAVARRCAEAGVRGHVLHMDDLYEGWSGLDGDLWPRLAAQVLEPLRRGLTGRFQRYDWVAGRFDEWVDVPVPDVLVLEGCGSGRRAGAPDLSLLVWVEADDATRLARGLERDGQAARPQWERWMRDEAVHYAREGTRGRADVRVDAWGRMAR
- a CDS encoding DNA-3-methyladenine glycosylase, which codes for MPDAAAPGVPLGRAPARVWYARPVLDVAADLLGALLTVRSDEGDVTVRLTEVEAYAGEADPGSHAFRGRTARNAVMFGEPGRLYVYRHLGLHHCVNVVTGPAGTASAVLLRAGEVVDGVDLARDRRARAGVVDSDRQIARGPARLAVALGVGMDDYGADVTESGGRIVLHRDPDAVTGAHATGPRVGVAGPGGDAARYPWRFWLAGEPTVSAFRPAYRRPASGSSPQSGATPA
- the tyrS gene encoding tyrosine--tRNA ligase, with the protein product MTHLLDELAWRGLVAQTTDQDALREALDAGPVTFYAGFDPTAPSLHHGHLVQLVLMRHLQLAGHHPLALVGGATGLIGDPRMSGERVLNTKDTVAEWVQRLQAQISRFLDFEGDNPARMVNNLDWTGELTAIDFLREVGKHYRLGTMLAKDTVARRLASDEGISFTEFSYQILQGMDYLELHRRHGCTLQTGGNDQWGNLLSGVELIRKSEHAAVHALTTPLITKADGTKFGKSEGGAIWLDPEMMSPYAFYQFWLNADDAEVVGYLKVFTFRTREQIAELEEAVAARPAAREAQRALAYDVTSLVHGTDATDKVIAASRALFGGGDLAGLDEPTLRAAVAELPSAEVRVGDPLVDVLAATGLVASKGAARRAIAEGGASVNNRKITDDTAVVATEDLLHGQWLVLRRGKRTLAVARAGSA